The sequence aggttcagtgagtgtttaggatctggaatgcactgtctgagagagtggtggaggcaggttcagtgagtgtttcggatctggaatacactgtctgagagtgtggtggaggcaggttcagtgagtgtttaggatctggaatgcactgtctgagagagtggtggaggcaggttcagtgagtgtttaggatctggaatacactgtctgagagtgtggtggaggcagtttcagtgagtgtttaggatctggaatgcactgtctgagtgtgtggtggaggcaggttcagtgagtgtttcggatctggaatgcactgtctgagagtgtggtggaggcaggttcagtgagtgtttaggatctggaatgcactgtctgagtgtgtggtggaggcaggttcagtgaatgtttaggatctggaatgcactgtctgagtgtgtggtggaggcaggttcagtgagtgtttaggatctggaatgcactgtctgagaatgtggtggaggcaggttcagtgagtgtttaggatctggaatgcactgtctgagaatgtggtggaggcaggttcagtgagtgtttaggatctggaatgcactgtctgagagtgtggtggagacaggttcagtgagtgtttagaatctggaatgcactgtctgagtgtgtggtggaggcaggttcagtgagtgtttaggatctggaatgcactgtctgagaatgtggtggaggcaggttcagtgagtgtttaggatctggaatgcactgtctgagtgtgtggtggaggcaggttcagtgagtgtttaggatctggaatgcactgtctgagaatgtggtggaggcaggttcagtgagtgtttaggatctggaatgcactgtctgagaatgtggtggaggcaggttcagtgagtgtttaggatctggaatgcactgtctgagagtgtggtggaggcaggttcagtgagtgtttaggatctggaatgcactgtctgagtgtgtggtggaggcaggttcaatcgaggccttcaaaaagaAGTTGGGTAACCTgaatagaaaaaatttgcaggcCGTCGAGGGAAGAGGAGGGAGTGAGACAAGCTGAGTTGCTGAGCAGGgagtggcacagacacggtgggctgaatggtcacctgctgtgctgtaatcattctatgattctatgatagaaTTTTGTTGGGTAAGTGTGTTGAAAGATATGGAGCAACAGTGAGTATATGGGGTTGAGGTTCAGATCACcctagatctaattgaatggtggaacatgctcaaggggttgaatgacctcctGCTCCCATTCTGACCGGTGGTAAAGgcctcaggtcagggaaaaaaatcccgacccgaacccgacagaaccacattggacccgagcctgacccgacccgacccgacctggacCCGACCCGTACTGGACCCGACCCGAACTGGACCCGGCCCGactggacccggcccgacctggacccgacccgacccgacccgacccgaccaccggaatgtttcctttacctaccttgcgattcCGAAtccgcaggaagctgcagcatgagcgtgatgatgtcatagagacgctcactcgctcactgtgcagactcagagtttccctccttgacggagAGGACTCCCAGCTGAGATAggctttttacttttaacacttaccagcaaTACGTACTTCGTGTGTCCGACTGGACCCAGCCTGAACCGGACCCGGCCTGactggacccggcccgacctggacccagccctacctggacccagcccgacctggacccagcccgacctggacccggcccgactGGACCCGGCCCGACTGGACCTGCCCCGACTGGACCTGCCCCGACTGGACCTggcccgacctggacccggcccgactggacccggcccgacctggacccggcccgacctggacccggcccaactggacccggcccgactggacccggcccgactggacctggcccgacctggacccagcccgacctggacccggcccgactggacctggcccgacctggacccagcccgacctggacccggcccgactTGACCCGGCCCGACTGGACCTGCCCCGactggacccggcccgacctggacccggcccgactGGACCCAGCCCGACATGGACCCAGCCCGACTGGACCCGGCCCAACTGGACctggcccgacctggacccagcccgactggacccggcccgacctggacccagcccgacctcgACCCGGCCCGACCTCGACCCGGCCTGACCTCGACCCGGCCCGACCTCGACctggcccgacctggacccagcccgactggACCCAGCCCGACATGGACCCAGCCCGACTGGACCCGGCCCAACTGGACctggcccgacctggacccagcccgacttgACCCGGCCCGACTGGACCTGCCCCGactggacccggcccgacctggacccggcccgactGGACCCAGCCCGACATGGACCCAGCCCGACTGGACCCGGCCCAACTGGACctggcccgacctggacccagcccgactggacccggcccgacctggactcggcccgactggACCCGGCCCGACTGGACCCGGCCCGACCTCGACCCAGCCCGACCTCGACGCTGCCCGACCTGGACCCGGCCTGactggacccggcccgacctggacccggcccgacctggacccggcccgactggacccggcccgactggacccagcccgacctggactcggcccgactggACCCGGCCCGACTGGACCCGGCCCGACCACAACCCGGCCCGACCTCGACCCTGCCCGACCTGGACCCGGCAAGactggacccggcccgacctggacccggcccgacctggacccggcccgactGGACCCGGCCCGACTGGACCTGGCCCTACCTGGACCCGGCCCGACTGGACCCGGCCTGACATGGACCCGGCCCGACTGGACCCGGCCCGACTGGACctggcccgacctggacccagcccgacctggaCACAGCCTGACCtcgacccggcccgacctggaccCGGACCGACTGGACCCGGACCGACTTGGACctggcccgacctggacccagcctgacctggacacggcccgacctggacccggcccaactggacctggcccgacctggacccggccTGATCTCGACGCagcccaacctggacccagcccTACCTGGACCTAGCCTGCCCTCAACCTGGCCCAACCTGGACCTGGCCTGACTGGACctggcccgacctggacccagcccgactggACCTGGCCCGACTGGACCCGGCCCGACTTGGAGCCAGCCCGACTGCACCTGGCCCGACCTGGgcccagcccgacctggacccagcccgacctggacccagcccgacctggacccggtCCGACTGGACctggcccgacctggacccagcccgactggacccagcctgacctggacccagccctacctggacccagcccgacctagACCCGGGACAACCTGGACCCGGCCCGACTGGACCCGATCCGACTGGACCTGGCCCGACTGGACCCAGCCCTACCTGGACCCAGCcctacctggacccagcccgacctagACGCAGCCCATCTTGGACCCAGCCCGACCTCGACCCagcccaacctggacccagcccgacatagacccagcccgacctggacccagcccaacctggacccggcccgacctggacccggcccgacctggaccCGGTCCGACTGGACCTGGCcctacctggacccagcccgacctggacccggcccgacctggaccCGGTCCGACTGGACCTGGCCCTACCTGGACCCGGTCCGACTGGACCTGGCCCTACCTGGACCCAGCactacctggacccagcccgacctggacccggtCCGACTGGACctggcccgacctggacccagccctacCTGGACCCGGCCCtacctggacccggcccgacctggaccCGGCTCGACCTGGACCCGGTCCGACTGGACCTGGCCCGACCTGGACCCGGTCCGACTGGACctggcccgacctggacccagcccgacctcgACCCGGCCGAACCTGGACCCGgctcgacctggacccagccctacctggacccagcccgacctagACCCGGGACAACCTGGACCCagcccaacctggacccagccctacctggacccggcccgacctggacccagcccgacctcgACCCAGCCCGACCTAGACCCGGGACAACCTGGACCCagcccaacctggacccagccctacctggacccggcccgacctggacccggcctgacctggacccggcccgacctggaTCCGGCCCAACCTGGACCTGGCCCGACCCTGACCCGAAAGAGCGACCTGACTGATTCCACTGAAATAACTATGGACGTCCTGTGGAATTTCAGGGCAATTATTGACACGCACTCTTaaaacaacctgcatttatgtgTCTCAGTTTACACCCTCAAAGGGGAGGAGGGAAATAGGTATTGAGCTGTTGTTAGGAGCAAAGCTAGGAGGAGATTAAAGTGAAGGGTTCTTTTTGAAAGTGAGAGCTGTTGCAAGGAGGAGGAGATGTAACATGCAAAAAATTAATAAGTGTTAACGTTAGATCAGAGCAAGTCTGTAACTCAGTGTTAGCCATTCCCACCTCTGAGTCAAATAGATGCAGGGCTTGAACCCCACGCCGGATGGTCCTGGGGAGACGTGAGCTCCAGACGGCCCGGGGGAGACGGGAGCTCCGGTtctgaattctgggttgacatccaACAGGACCCTCACATCCATTGGAACATAGGAAGGGGAGGAGACCATCTTGCCCCTAGAGTCTGTTCTGCAATTCGATGAGatttggctgatctgtgacctaactccatttacctgcctttgccccatattccttaatacttttggttaacaaaaatctatcaatctcagatttcaaattaacaattgatccagcatcgattgccatttgaggaacagagtttcaaacttttaccaccctttgtgtgaaaaagtgtttctgaatttcactcCGGGTCTCTGCCCCTCaccctagactccacaaccagtggcaatcgtttctctctatctaacctatctattgcCCCTAATAGCATGAAAAGTTCAATcatatcatcccttaaccttctaaactccagggaatacaacctaCTTTGTGTAACCTCTTCTCATACTTTGACCCTTTGAATCCAGGTATTCTGGTagatctacgctgcactccctctaaggccagtatatccttcctatggtgtggtgcccagaactactctcagtattccagctgtggtctaaccacagCTGTCGCATGACTTTTACCCCCTCGTTGTGGCAGCCCATAAAACCTGCCCGCCATCCAGAATAAACCCCCTATTGGCTGGCAGAAAGATAGTTCATGGAAGGGGAAGGATGAATACAGTCTGGAAGAAGTGTTCTTGTTGCAGACTGCCAGACTTAATCAGATTGCGAATCCTTCCTCTGCTTCATACTGTCCACCAAGGGAAAAGCATGAAGACACAAGAAGCAAACAAACACCAGTTAgcaattaaataaaagcaaaatactgcagatgctggaaatactcagcaggtctggcagcaactgtggagagagaaacagagttaacgtttcaggtcagtgacccttcttcagaattgtttcatcagttctgatgaaaggtctctgacctgaaacgttaactctgtttctctctctccacagatgctgccagacctgctgagtatttccagtactttttggtTTTATTATACCCATTAGCAATTGTCGCTCCCAACGTGGGGTTTAAGCATGGGCAGATTTTGATGCCAGCTCAAATAACTCTGGTTCACATATTTACCCCTTACTTAGCACACGTGCAAACTCTATAGTAAGAGGTAAACTTCAATGAGTTAAAAAGCTCAGGGCATCATGTAGAGCCACAGTGAATAACATTAAAACTAAAACCCAACTGGTTTTGTAACTCTCCTTCTAACTAAATGTCGTCATTAATGGGTCTATTGTTGAACAATGCTCTAGGCTGATGCAGGAGAACAGGCTGAATCAAGGATGCTCAGTAATATGTACACGTATATTAAAAATCCTCTTCAGGAATCAGTCTCCGCTCCACCTGGCGCTTTTTTTCTTTGGCCAAGCTAATCaaaatttttttgttaaatttgttTTGGAAGTGATAAGAaataagatttttttaaaaacagctcaTTAGAAAACTTTGAAACTAAAAAACAGCAGCTGCTGTCAATTGAAAATCAGGCTCTGCTTTCAGATCTGTAACCATGGTGGATAAAGaagaacaacaatgtgcatttatatagcacctttaacatagtaaagcatcctaaGGTGATTCACAGGAGCTCAGGCACATAAAGAGCTATTAGggtcaggtgaccaaaggcttggtcaaagacgcaggttttaaggggcgtcttcaagggggcgagagagaggcagagatgtttagggaggaaattccagagcttagggcctcagcagctgaaggcacggtcgccaatgaTGGCGTGATGAATATCAGGGCtgagcaagaggccaaaattggagaatTGTAGATctcttggagggttatagggctggaggagattacagagataggaagcgatgaggccatggggggatttgaaaacaaagatgagaattttaaaattaagtcaTTGTCagaatgggagccaatgtaggtcagcgagcactgtggggtgatgggtgaacggggctTGGTGCattaggatatgggcaacagagttttggatgagctgcagcGTAAACTTTCCCCAATTCCACCCCACAGTACGGTCAATTGGCCACAGTGCAGGAAGGACGATCACTGGTGTGGCCCCAGGCTGGGCCTGTCTCTCACAATAACCAGTGTTGTTACGAGATTAGGAGGAAAGtcttggaaatgtgaaataaaacagaaaatgctggaattgcaCAGCAGCtcaatcagcatctgaaagagaaatggCAAGTTAACATTTGAAGTGCAAGCCTTCACCAGAACTAGTGCTGTTATTGGTGAGCAGATCAATAAATTTACTTCTGGATCATTAAAAAGTAGACAAGCTGTTAAACAAAGTCAATTCTGTTTGATTAATCGACACTGCTCCTGCCTGTTTGCATTTACTGAACTTTCCCAATCAATCTGGATTTACTCAGAATGTAAAATATAGACACGCATTCAGAGTCACACAGATTGAAACGTGTGGGGTGTGGTGGGAGGGAATTCTAAGGCTCAAAAATGGGTAGGTTTGGGTTGGGTGGGATGGTAATGCATTAAAAATCGGAATCCCAACCCAATTCTCCTTCAAAGGCACATTTCCAGTTTCATGAGGCAGGAGGTGGGTCACCAACCCACTCACACGAGGCGGGATAATGATTTAGATATGATAATCAGGATCCTTGCTGAATACTTCACCACCATTTCAAATTTAGCCCTGGCTAGTTGGGTTCCCTGGGAGTCAGGAAACCCCTTTGCTAAAGGAAGCTGGACagctggatccaggaggtaagtgccttttcACTAACCTGCTGGATCCAGTTTACTGCTTCACCAACCCCCTCATCCCCCATGATTGGTCCTGCCCTGCCTGCACTAACCCATCCAATCTCCTCCATGGTGCCTCCAATCTCCCCTGACTCCAGCTTCATTAATTTTGCCCAGCCcctttccccgatcacccctgctcCAGCCTCCCTGTCTCTGGACAATGATCCTCCTCCTCCCTCGTGCCTCCACAGTTCTCCCCCTGATCTCCCTGACTCCTCTCCACTTTCGGGCTGTGATCTGATACCTAAGGCCTACCTGTTTGACAGCCCCCCAATCTGTCTAGCTGCAGCCAGCAAATGGAGACCAAAGATGTTAATCAGGTTCTACCATTAAATTTAGCGGGACCTTCAGCAAACCTGTTGTTCCAGATTTCCCAACCTTAAACCAGATGCTCCCCCTACCCCCAGCTCTGAGTTAATATCCATCCCATgcatacagagaaacacacagacagacacacacctacagagacACAAAGACAAAACATATAGACACAGGGAGACACTCTTGCAGAGACAGGCACGAGATACAGGACAGTAACAGCATAGTACTGCAGGTCAGGATTCCCtccaactacacacacacacacacacacacacaaacctgcCCATTGGCCTAACATTTAAACCTGAACCAGTTCTTAAGGGAACTCTAGCTATTACTTTATATGAAGGTTATTAAAATAGTTGGATTTTGAAAGAGTAAATCTATTTTTAAATGTTAGCTATTTTCTTTCAGATTACCATAGTCCTTCGAGTTCTGCAGCATGTCTTGTCCTAGTGGCACTTCATTAATATTGGAATTACAATATCCTCCAATCCTCAGCATGCTTGCTTATATTATCCATTTGTGCCTCTGCCCTTCCTTCTATCTTTCTATCCACTTACCTTCCTATCTTTGTCTCTATTTCTTTATTTCTTTATCTATACTCTCTTTCTCTAATGAtctatcattctccatctctctctctctctatgtatttcCCTCTTTATTTAGTtagctctgtctctctatttcgctTTCTCTATCATTTCTTTTTCTATCtgtatattcgtgccacacaagtgccaggcaatgaccatctcaaacaagagagaatctaaccatcatcccttgatattcaatggcattaccatcattgaatcccccactatcaacatcctgggggttaccgttgaccggaaactgaactggagcagccatataaatgctgtggctacaagagcaggtcagaggctgggaatgctgcagcgagtaactcacctcctgactccccaaagcctgtccatcatctacaaggcacaagtcaggagtgtgatgaaatactctccacttgcctggatgggtgcagctccaacaacactcaagagactcgacaccatccaggacaaagcagcccgcttggttggcgccccatccaccattttcaacattcactcccttcactactgacgcacagtggcagcagtgtataccgtcTATGAGGGAATTGCTGGCTGCCAGGCATTTCACCTTTGAGGTGGCAGCTGGTGATGAAGGCAGCTTAAAACTCAATCACC is a genomic window of Heterodontus francisci isolate sHetFra1 chromosome 33, sHetFra1.hap1, whole genome shotgun sequence containing:
- the LOC137348004 gene encoding uncharacterized protein, giving the protein MDPARLDPAQLDLARPGPSPTGPGPTWTQPDLDPARPRPGLTSTRPDLDLARPGPSPTGPSPTWTQPDWTRPNWTWPDLDPARLDPARLDLPRLDPARPGPGPTGPSPTWTQPDWTRPNWTWPDLDPARLDPARPGLGPTGPGPTGPGPTSTQPDLDAARPGPGLTGPGPTWTRPDLDPARLDPARLDPARPGLGPTGPGPTGPGPTTTRPDLDPARPGPGKTGPGPTWTRPDLDPARLDPARLDLALPGPGPTGPGLTWTRPDWTRPDWTWPDLDPARPGHSLTSTRPDLDPDRLDPDRLGPGPTWTQPDLDTTRDNLDPARLDPIRLDLARLDPALPGPSPTWTQPDLDAAHLGPSPTSTQPNLDPARHRPSPTWTQPNLDPARPGPGPTWTRSDWTWPYLDPARPGPGPTWTRSDWTWPYLDPVRLDLALPGPSTTWTQPDLDPVRLDLARPGPSPTWTRPYLDPARPGPGSTWTRSDWTWPDLDPVRLDLARPGPSPTSTRPNLDPARPGPSPTWTQPDLDPGQPGPSPTWTQPYLDPARPGPSPTSTQPDLDPGQPGPSPTWTQPYLDPARPGPGLTWTRPDLDPAQPGPGPTLTRKSDLTDSTEITMDVLWNFRAIIDTHS